Proteins encoded by one window of Vitis riparia cultivar Riparia Gloire de Montpellier isolate 1030 chromosome 11, EGFV_Vit.rip_1.0, whole genome shotgun sequence:
- the LOC117925692 gene encoding uncharacterized protein LOC117925692 isoform X3, with translation MTIFMISLGKEHVGYRRMDFPVLKLSVVGGRPFSCGGKQLFRKRLLSARYGIHDMEASAKRIYETVLGTPEDHVVLFLAHNGPTGLGSNMNDICGVDWVYGGGDHGDPDLAQAISHLKETTKFSIPLVVFGHMHKELAHGNGHRKMIVVGEDDTTYLNGAIVPRVKTLINEQGTSNTSVTNSEAPPFTPESKGTIRAFTVVEILDGRLDKIAETWVSVIGDETRVEQEHILFKSGMELSS, from the exons ATGACAATTTTTATGATCAGTCTCGGCAAGGAGCATGTAGGTTATCGGCGTATGGACTTTCCTGTGTTAAAGTTGAGTGTTGTTGGTGGACGCCCATTTTCCTGTGGGGGCAAGCAACTGTTTCGTAAAAGGCTTCTGTCTGCAAG ATATGGAATCCATGACATGGAAGCTAGCGCAAAGAGAATCTATGAAACTGTCTTGGGAACACCAGAGGATCATGTTGTACTCTTTCTTGCCCACAATGGACCCACGG GTTTAGGTTCTAATATGAATGACATCTGTGGAGTGGACTGGGTGTATGGAGGTGGTGATCATGGTGATCCAG ATTTAGCACAAGCCATTTCCCACTTGAAAGAGACAACCAAATTCTCCATCCCCCTGGTTGTATTTGGCCACATGCATAAAGAGCTGGCACATGGAAATGGCCACAGAAAAATGATTGTTGTTGGGGAAGACGACACCACATACCTGAATGGGGCCATCGTTCCTCGGGTTAAAACTTTGATCAATGAACAAGGAACCAGTAACACAAGTGTCACAAATAGTGAAGCCCCTCCTTTCACACCTGAATCCAAAGGTACAATTCGGGCATTCACTGTGGTTGAGATTCTTGATGGAAGATTGGACAAGATAGCAGAAACTTGGGTTTCAGTCATAGGAGATGAGACCAGAGTAGAACAGGagcatatattatttaaaagcGGCATGGAGCTTTCTTCCTAA